The DNA segment GATTATTAGGTGAGGATTGTCTTTGCCATTGCTTCTGAGAAATACTACTCGGTTAAACCATGTTGCAGCGCAAAGCGCACCAATTCCGTGCGGCTGTTGGTTCCCGTTTTACTAAACAAACGACTAACGTATTTTTCTACATTACGGACACTGGTTTCGAGGCGACGGGCAATTTCTTTATTCATTAACCCCTCAGCAACCAAATTGAGGATACTCTGTTCGCGCGGCGTGAGGTCAATTTTGATCGGACTCGGCGTGGTTTTGACACTGCCTTGTTGTCCGAGAAGGCTTTTAATTTCAGCAATTTGCTGCGCGATCGCGCCTAAATCAGTATTCCCCTCGCCACTGCTACTCATGCTTTCTCGGCGCGATAATAAATTTTTGACAATAGCTACCAACTCATCAGGATCAAAGGGTTTAGACAGATAGGCATCGCATCCCGCTTGATGTCCTTTAATCCGATCTGCCGTCATGCCTTTCGCTGTTAAGAAAATAACAGGTAATCCTTTGTAGCGCGGATCTTCTCGTAGTTTTTCCAAAAACTGATAGCCATCCACCTGGGGCATCATAATATCAGTAATCACAAGATCGGGCGTTTCCTGTTCCAGTAGCTGCCACCCTTCATTGGCATTACTCGCCACGTTGACCAGAAAACCTTCATCCTCTAGGTAGGCCTCCACTGCTTCTTGTAAGCTGGGTTCATCATCGACTAATAATAATTTAGTTCCTTCTGTCTCGCTCATGCTTCCCAGTTTTTTCCTTAATGAGTGACTCTCTTCTAATTTTAAAAGATTCCCATATTTTTTCTTGTTTTTCTTCATGCTAAAGTAAGAAATTGTTACTCTCCTTTGGCGTAAAAGAACTGAACGGTGTCTCATTCTCAACAACAAGAAACCATTAAAATCCCCTCGCTTCCTCTTGCCGTTTATCGAGAAATTGCGGCTCATTTACGACAAATTGATGGCGTTGAAGTGGAAATTCTTCCCCAATCTTCCTCGGAATTTAGTTACTTTAAAAGTCAAGTTGAAGCTTTGCGACTCAGCTATTCTTCCAAAATTTCTTCTGAAGAAAAACAATACTGTCAAGATATTCTTGGCTATTATGAACAGCGGTATGGCACTTGGGAAAAAGATCAGTAATCCTTAACGTTTCAGTACAGTTTCACGCAAATAAGGTTGTAAAACCTCTGGTATTTTCACTGTACCATCTGCTTGTTGATAGTTCTCTAAAATGGCAGCCATCGTCCGTCCAATGGCAAGTCCTGAACCATTCAAAGTATGAACAAACTCAGTTCCTTTTTTATTGGCTTCTTTGAAGCGAATATTGGCGCGTCGAGCTTGAAAATCAACAAAGTTAGAACAACTTGAAATTTCTCGATAAGTCTGAGAAGAGGGGAGCCAAACTTCTAAATCATAACATTTTGCTGCGCCAAAACCGAGATCGCCGGTACACAACTCTATAACCCGATAAGGCAGTTTTAAGGCTTGTAAAATCGCTTCTGCATTTTGCACTAATGTTTCATGTTCAGCGGCAGAATTTTCCGGTCTAACGAGTTTCACTAGCTCCACTTTATTAAATTGATGGAGACGAATTAACCCTCTGGTATCTTTACCATAACTACCGGCTTCTCGTCGAAAACAAGGGGTATAAGCACAATGATAAATGGGGAGTTGAGTCGCTTCTAAAACTTCATCTCGATACAAATTGGTCACTGGCACTTCAGCGGTGGGGGCTAACCACAAATCATCCCCTTGACATTGAAAACTTTCTTCAGCAAATTTCGGCAGTTGTCCGGTTCCCGTGAGGGATTGGCTATTAATTAAAACCGGTGGCATCA comes from the Cyanobacteria bacterium GSL.Bin1 genome and includes:
- a CDS encoding response regulator; this translates as MSETEGTKLLLVDDEPSLQEAVEAYLEDEGFLVNVASNANEGWQLLEQETPDLVITDIMMPQVDGYQFLEKLREDPRYKGLPVIFLTAKGMTADRIKGHQAGCDAYLSKPFDPDELVAIVKNLLSRRESMSSSGEGNTDLGAIAQQIAEIKSLLGQQGSVKTTPSPIKIDLTPREQSILNLVAEGLMNKEIARRLETSVRNVEKYVSRLFSKTGTNSRTELVRFALQHGLTE
- the serS gene encoding serine--tRNA ligase; the protein is MLELKRIRQEPEVVQELLHRRSSEYQIQEILDLSEQQRRLEGARSRLQARSNEISKEIGQKIKSGLAPDSEEIQNIKAESNKIKQELSALEPQEKDLKAQIKALLLSLPNLPSETVPVGKDETENVEVRRWGDEYLPANSDAILPHWEMGEKLGILEFTRAVKVAQSRFVNLIGKGAALERALISFMLNQQIQAGYLEVMPPVLINSQSLTGTGQLPKFAEESFQCQGDDLWLAPTAEVPVTNLYRDEVLEATQLPIYHCAYTPCFRREAGSYGKDTRGLIRLHQFNKVELVKLVRPENSAAEHETLVQNAEAILQALKLPYRVIELCTGDLGFGAAKCYDLEVWLPSSQTYREISSCSNFVDFQARRANIRFKEANKKGTEFVHTLNGSGLAIGRTMAAILENYQQADGTVKIPEVLQPYLRETVLKR